The Streptomyces sp. HSG2 genome has a segment encoding these proteins:
- a CDS encoding NUDIX domain-containing protein — MAEPVTPTIRTSAKAVVLHHGRVLLQRANWEGQDCYFLPGGGQHPGEPLDQTARREVHEETGLTVTVDRMLWLREYVGANHEHADTEAGTHRIEAIFHCTPEGDPGRLGGHAEDEVQTGLEWVGLEKVPGLNLLPHALRQLIAALATGQPSSGYLGDVA; from the coding sequence GTGGCCGAACCCGTCACCCCGACCATCCGCACCTCCGCCAAGGCCGTCGTCCTCCACCACGGCCGCGTCCTGCTCCAGCGGGCCAACTGGGAGGGCCAGGACTGCTACTTCCTGCCCGGCGGCGGCCAACACCCCGGCGAACCCCTCGACCAGACCGCCCGCCGCGAGGTCCACGAGGAGACCGGCCTGACCGTCACCGTCGATCGGATGCTGTGGCTGCGCGAGTACGTCGGCGCCAACCACGAGCACGCCGACACCGAGGCCGGCACCCACCGCATCGAAGCGATCTTCCACTGCACCCCCGAGGGCGACCCCGGCCGGCTCGGCGGACACGCCGAAGACGAGGTGCAGACCGGCCTGGAGTGGGTGGGGCTGGAGAAGGTGCCCGGCCTGAACCTGCTGCCCCACGCACTGCGGCAGCTGATCGCCGCCCTCGCCACCGGGCAGCCCTCATCCGGCTACCTCGGCGACGTCGCCTGA
- a CDS encoding phosphotransferase, with protein sequence MAAINGRIPDGAREITTGQANRVWHINDPVPYVLKHYSDPARAANEAAALALLAQHQAPAPKLLGADPGARPAWTAQSAVHAEPVTTGRLLHELAIPLAAAHRIPGTYAGRLAGARRHRTWRDYLHNRLDTYTAAAPDLTPAAAALRRELDATDTDTEPRLLHHDLQPGHLVRLPSGRTLLLDWELAAFGDPLSDLARLAVRLDLPDPMDVLHLAHQPDPAAARRIRLYWRIHQFADAALSTDPAVRPRDRARLS encoded by the coding sequence ATGGCGGCGATCAACGGCCGGATCCCGGACGGCGCCCGGGAGATCACCACCGGACAGGCCAACCGCGTCTGGCACATCAACGACCCCGTGCCGTACGTGCTCAAGCACTACAGCGACCCGGCCCGCGCCGCCAACGAGGCCGCCGCCCTCGCCCTCCTCGCCCAGCACCAAGCCCCGGCCCCCAAGCTCCTGGGGGCCGACCCGGGCGCCAGACCGGCGTGGACCGCGCAAAGCGCGGTCCACGCCGAGCCCGTGACCACCGGCCGGCTCCTTCACGAACTCGCCATCCCCCTGGCCGCCGCCCACCGCATCCCCGGCACGTACGCTGGACGGCTCGCCGGAGCCCGGCGCCACCGCACCTGGCGCGACTACCTGCACAACCGGCTCGACACCTACACGGCCGCCGCCCCCGACCTCACCCCGGCCGCGGCAGCCCTCCGCCGCGAACTCGACGCCACGGACACGGACACCGAACCCAGGCTGCTGCACCACGACCTCCAGCCGGGACACCTCGTCCGCCTGCCCAGCGGCAGGACACTCCTGCTGGACTGGGAACTCGCCGCCTTCGGTGACCCGCTGTCCGACCTCGCCCGCCTCGCCGTCCGCCTCGACCTGCCCGACCCCATGGACGTGCTCCACCTCGCCCACCAGCCCGATCCGGCCGCCGCCCGCCGAATCCGCCTGTACTGGCGCATCCACCAGTTCGCCGACGCCGCCCTCAGCACCGATCCGGCTGTACGACCACGCGACCGGGCTCGCCTTTCGTGA
- a CDS encoding recombinase family protein, giving the protein MKRLGRDAAELTALADPLTAHGLVLEMLAGPLPGIYDPTGPGKLLFAFFAAMAETERENIRESTLEGLDTAARKGKHGGRPPVITDDMLHTVLRRRAGGESVEQIQPDLIIPSGKRKGQNPSVASIYRALAEHAEREAYPEAVAQARADFAALQVGEVPGPRPAVPDLASR; this is encoded by the coding sequence ATGAAGCGGCTCGGCCGCGACGCCGCCGAACTCACCGCGCTCGCCGACCCCCTCACCGCCCACGGCCTGGTCCTGGAAATGCTCGCCGGACCGCTGCCCGGCATCTACGATCCGACCGGGCCGGGGAAGCTGCTGTTTGCCTTCTTCGCGGCGATGGCGGAGACCGAGCGGGAGAACATCCGCGAGTCGACGCTGGAGGGTCTCGACACCGCGGCCCGCAAGGGCAAGCACGGCGGCCGGCCGCCGGTCATCACCGACGACATGCTGCACACCGTGCTGCGGCGCCGCGCGGGAGGCGAGTCCGTCGAGCAGATCCAGCCCGACCTGATCATCCCCAGCGGCAAGCGCAAGGGACAGAACCCGTCCGTCGCGAGCATCTACCGGGCGCTGGCCGAGCACGCCGAGCGCGAGGCGTACCCCGAAGCCGTCGCCCAGGCCCGCGCCGACTTCGCCGCCCTCCAGGTCGGCGAAGTCCCCGGACCCCGCCCCGCTGTCCCTGACCTAGCGTCACGCTGA